The genomic stretch TAGGGGGCAGTACCAGCAGGGAGGCTAGGGGGCAGTGTCCAGCCGAGAGGCTAGGGGGCAGTGTCCAGCCGAGAGGCTAGGGGGCAGTACCAGCAGAGAGGCTAGGGGGCAGTGTCCAGCCGAGAGGCTAGGGGGCAGTACCAGCAGAGGGGCTAGGGGGCAGTGTCCAGCCGAGACGGGACAGACGACTAACGCCGGCTCCGTCCATCATGGTGCATTCAAAGCCGCTAACGGTAGCAACGGTTGGCTACGATGCGGTAGAAGCTCCGCCTTCTCACGCCGACCTAAAGGCTGCGTGGAAACGTGGCGCCGCTGTCGCAGCCTTTCCTCTGTCTCCATTTTGAACGCAGCATTAGCGCGACGCGTGGCTAGGCCTGAGGTGGCGCTGACGGGTCAGTTCACAGTACGGGGGCGAGGCGCCGACTACATGCTAATACACACGGGTCCAGATAGGTcgagcaggaaggggaggggctaaCGGAGgtctggccacgcccacagacgCACAAAAGAATCTACAGTAAAGTCCACGACAACGAACAACAGAACAAAGTTCTACCCGCTGGGAGGAATGGTTtcatccagaaccagaaccggaccggaccggaccggaggcTAAACTACGGAATGACGAGACACTCGGTCGGTCCGGGTCCGCCTGCTGGTCCCACCGGGGTTCccatccacgcacacacacacgtcaaaaGCCACCGGTCAGTCCTCGAAGACCTCCAGGAAGAGGGGCGGGAACAGCTCGGTGGGACACTCCACCTTCATGTGCAGGAAGCGGCTGGCGTGACACGCCCCGATCATCCGCAGGTCCGTCACCTTCATCAGCAGCTTGGGCCAGAAGTGCGGCAGCTGGTGCTTCCGGGAGTTGATGTAATGTTCGAACGCCAACAGGAAGTCCTCCTGGCAGCGCTCGATCCGCTCCACGCTGCTCAGGCCCGGCCGGTctggtgaggaagacgagggcagGGGTCAGAGGACGAAGAGGACCGCCCTTTATCCTCCGGGCAGGACGGGCGTCGACCGTATCGGGCTGAGAGCGGTGACGATAAGCCCAAATCAAAAGTATTGATTTCCTGCCTCTAGAATTAATCCGTGGCGAGTCGGAGGCGGCGCCAGATGGGGGTCGTCTGCAGTATTGATCCCCAGATCAATCGGACGCAGACGGATCACAGGCGATTAATCGATCGCTGCACGGAGAGCGTGTTcaatgctgcgttcagggcATGTTGGAAATCCGGTAAACACGCGCTGTGACggatatgacatcatcaacatgGTGGCGTTCTCTGGCTTACGCTCTGAGATGGATCTTTCACTAAACTGACAGGTCTAATTGATGACCGATCGATCGGTCGAAATAAAAGCCGCTACGATCTCGGCTTGGACTGGAAAACGTTGCTCCCTGCGAGCGGCAAAGAAGGCCGGCGACGGGACCGCCGTTTTAACAGGAAGTCAACGCACCCGCATCCTGTTCTTTCGTCTGAAGCACATTTCTAACGGTCCAATCAGAGACGGCCTTCAGGCAGGTACCGACCTTTACTAGTCAAAGGTCGtgttttttcattgtcatttgCAATGCTAGCACTGCTAGCCTAGAAGAAAGGCGAGTCTGGAAACGGGTTAGACTGAcacagcgccctctagtgggGGGCGTCGGGACAGCAGAGGACCTTACCGGACGAAAGCAGGATGACGGCCTGGAGCAGAGCCACTTCAGAGTCGTCCAGGTGAAAGGACGACAGCGACACGCCCAGGTCAAAGATGGCGTCCGAGACCACGCCCAGGCCTCCATTCTTGAGCTGTCCCCGCGTCACCGCCATCTCGCCGTTCAGCGTGAGCGTCTCGCTGTCCGGGTCGTAGCGGATGGCGGCGCGCAGCGACATGATCTCCATGCAGCAGCCTTTCAACAGGATGATCTGATCTTCACAAGGCAGCTGATTGGAGGAGAGCGGCGGCGTTAGCCGGCGGCGAGTGACGCGCCCGGTGGAGGCGGACGCCAGGTCGCTTACCTCACAGAACATGGGCAGCTTTTTGGCAAAGTCCACCACGCGGGTGATGGCGGGGGTGATTATTTTCGTAAACTGACTGAACGCTTCTATGTCCACTTTGTTTCCTTCGGGCGCGTCGACCACGGACGCCTGACCAATATCCTCAGGCTGCAAGCACAAAGGGTCCGTTAGCGAGCGAGGGTAGCGCGGGATTAGCGCTGCAGGCGAGGCTACAGAGGCTCGATTCAACGTGTCGTCTCACCTTAGTTTCCTTCGCCCCCGCCGGACTCTGGTCAGAAGTATAGAATAAATTACATGTTATTTCATTAAGAAGCAAAGCTTCCTCGACCTGTTGGATAATCAACAGGAGCCGTGAAGTTTCACTGAAGAGCCGGCGTCAAGCCAACTACAAAGAAAACAGGTTAACCCGAAGACAGGAAGCGCAGACAGAAACAGGCTGGTGGGTTTCCACGGCAACAGTCAGCCAGAAACGCAACGGCAAGAATCACGCTGGGCGCGAGGACGGTGCTAGCGTAGCCACGCGGTTTGCTGTATTTATGAAAAGTGATTTTAGCGAGCCATTAAACTTCGTTAAAGAGGTGAGAGGGAAACTACGCGATGTAGCATTCGGCTAACTACAGAAGTAGTGAATTAGCTTCCGCGTGCGCTAAACGTACGGTGACCGTCTGAAACACACGCAGGTTTGGCTAACTGTCCGCTAACACGAACGTAGCGAGGTAGATTCCGCCGCACCAGGACGACGGTCATGGCACCAGTTCTCGTTTCCCAGCCATTAAAACATGACGTTTATTTCTAGTTTTTTGTCTGACGGCGCCGCAGAAACCCAACGTGAGACGGACCCACGTCTGGACAGATTACACCAGACAGGAAATACAATTAGTCAAAGAGAAGGCTGAAAAACAAGAGCTAGAAACCCAAAGAGGGGAAAAGGAAACACCACCAAGAAGCAAGTCATTAGCAGAGCATAGCATGGAGATAGCATTAGCCGTTAAGGCAGAATACAGGTAAGCGCTTCCATCATTAACTAGCGCTGATGCGTTCAGGAACACATTTCTCCTTCGTCCAGCTAAACCTCCTCTCTACAAGGAGATACAAAAACACATTAGCACAGGAGCAGCGgttgtggaggaggagacgtgaTGGGGGGGtcgttggggggagggggggggggggttgtggagaggaagaggaagacgtctcACCAGGAacttcctcttctgcttccaGTGGTTGCCCTGGGCATTGGTGGCCATGTGGGCGTCGGTCACCATCCGGATGAGCTCCCACTCCTCCTGGGTGGGCCCCATCCGGTCCGGCGCCGTCTTCTGCACCTCCCCTCGCCGCCGGCGCTCCCGGTTCTCCTCGATTAGCTTCCGCTTGGCTAGCCTCTTGCTGTTATCCAGCACCACTGGGAGACGGCGAGTGCAGAAGGTTAACCAGTTAGCAACCATTAAAGTTAACCAGTTCCACCAACGGCTCCGGAATCGTTTGTGTTCTGTGCtggaaccaggaccaggaccagaactgAACGGAGGGCACACAGAACACGCTAGCGGCCGCGGCGCTCAGACTCACGGTCGGTAGCCATTCCCACCGCGATGCACTTCTTGAAGCGACATTCCTGGCACTGGTTCCGGGTCACTTTGTCGATGGCGCACTGGCTCTCGTACTTACACGCGTAGGTCGGGTTGAGGTTCTTCTGGATGGTCCGCCTGAAGAAACCCTGGAGGACAGAAGGCCACACCCTCAGAACAGCCTGAGGAAGACTCggtggagacgctacgatggagacgctacgatggagacgctacgatggagacgctacgatggggacgctacgatggagacgctacgatggagacgctacgatggagacgctacgatggagacgctacgatggagacgctacgatggggacgctacgatggagacgctacgatggggacgctacgatggagacgctacgatggggacgctacgatggagacgctacgatggagacgctacgatggagacgctacgatggagacgctacgatggagacgctacgatggagacgctacgatggggacgctacgatggagacgctacgatggagacgctacgatggggacgctacgatggagacgctacgatggggacgctacgatggagacgctacgatggagacgctacgatggagacgctacgatggggacgctacgatggagacgctacgatggggacgctacgatggagacgctacgatggagacgctacgatggggacgctacgatggagacgctacgatggggacgctacgatggagacgctacgatggagacgctacgatggagacgctacgatggagacgctacgatggggacgctacgatggagacgctacgatggagacgctacgatggagacgctacgatggagacgctacgatggggaCGCTACGATGGGGACGCTACGATGGGGAcactacgatggagacgctatgatggggacgctacgatggagacgctacgatggagacgctgcgatggagacgctacgatggagacgctacgatggagacgctacgatggagacgctacgatggggacactacgatggagacgctacgatggggacgctacgatggagacgctacctTGCAGCCCTCGCAGGTGATGCAGCGATAGTGATAGCCCGTAGCTTTGTCCCCGCACACGACGCAAAGCTCATCCTTATCCAGGTAGCTCGGGACGTAGCCTGGAGACAAacacagctagcgttagccctTAGCCTCTGCATGGACAGCTAATGTTTAGCTTCTCATTAGCCTCAACAATCGCAATAGAAGAAAGAGGAGTACAATCCATCCAGATACTCAAagtaccagaaccagaatcagcaGCCCACGGATACACCAGAGCACTACTATTAtactattattactatattAGCAATAGTATTATCAGTAAATAGCAACAATAGTAATATCAGTAAATAGCAACAATAGTAACATTAGTAAATATTAACCATAGTAGTATCAGTAAATAGTAACAATAATAGTATCAGTAAATAGTAACAATAGTAGTATCAGTAAATAGTAACAATAATAGTATCAGTAAATATTAACAATAGTAGTATCAGTAAATATTAACAATAGTAATATCAGTAAATATTAACAATAGTAGTATCAGTAAATAGTAACAATAATAGTATCAGTAAATAGTAACAATAGTAGTATCAGTAAATATTAACAATAGTAGTATCAGTAAATATTAACAATAGTAATATCAGTAAATATTAACAATAGTAGTATCGGTAAATAGTAACAATAGTAATATCAGTAAATAGTAACAATAGTAGTATCGGTAAATAGTAACAATAATAGTATcagtaaatatattcattagtaAATAGTAATATTTCTATACAACTAGTCACTAATATTACTAATAGTAACATTAGTAATATTAGTAGTAACAGTCGGAATAAAGAGACTAATGAAGGTGGTAACAATCAATCAACGACCCCCTCccaaagctcctcctcctttctgtaaaaaaagaacaataaaaattaaagccgcaagcggcgttgtaggccctcgccggccgacaggccgttgagctgacccgccgacgcacgccgcttttgtcctgagtgcttcgcaagtgtttagatttgagctgcatgagtagctcacagtttagtcaaatcggtatttggattatatggtcatctgccatcaggagtttttaagtttcaatccaatatggccgccttcctgtgtgtctgggggcgtggccacaatacattttttttttgccctgacatgacgcatgtctgtaccgaatttcgtggctgtccgacaaagttggcgtcggacccctccccataggaggggttgccatcgccatggcaacagcgtaaaaacaacaacgtggttacgattgtgttttttgatcgggaccacatgagggacttttctggtaagtttcaatcatttctggcaaagtatttttttaattcccattcaatttttgttaatgttcgctagggggcgctgtaaggctgattgtcaaagtttcacttttaaaatgtccaggtaggaagggtcaaaaagtgtttaaaatttggtttggattggagtgtgtgtgtgtgcaaacgctgactcagcagtttttaagtttcaatccaatatggccgccttcctgtgtgtttgggggcgtggccataatttttttttttttttgccctgacttgacgcatgtgtgtaccgaatttcgtggctgtccgacaaagttggcgtcggaccccccataggcacaatgcattgtgatttttgtaggtggcgctagcgcgccactttttcatgcccaattttgaaacacataaaataattaatttttcgccggttctgagcttggttcaaagtttggtgagttttcgagcatgttcagggggtgaaattgccgtttaaacagcagaacaaagaagaaaaagaaaaagaataaagaatttttgcaaaaacaatataactttttttctgagtgtgcgatttctacacaaaatacatttttggaatggtctcgacgagggccacgcgtctgtgggggcacacaaacacgagttgacgagcttcgctcgtcaactcgtgtttgtgtgtgtgtgtgtgtctgtgtgtctgtgttgtttagtgtcggggtgtgtgtgtgtgtgctgttgagtgtcgtgggtgtgggcgtgggtgtgttggtcgcccgatggttgactcgctgcgctcgtcaaccatcggaagacagttacaaacacgagttgactcgctgcgctcgtcaactcgtgtttgtggatctctgtgtgtgtgcgtttgtgttgtttagtgtcggtgtgtgtgtgtgctgttgagtgtcggtgtgtgtgtgcgtgagtgtgttggatgccgagggttgacgagctgcgctcgtcaactttgtcgagggttgacgagctgcgctcgtcaacttgtcgtcttctgcgttgcaaaagcaatagccccttacgcctagtataggcgctcgggcctaataaagaataaagaattttttgcaaaaacaatataactttttttctgagtgtgcgatttctacacaaaatacattttcggaatggtctcgacgagggctacgcgtctgtgggggcacacaaacacgagttgacgagcttcgctcgtcaactcgtgtttgtgtgtgtgtctgtgtgtctgtgtgtctgtgttgtttagtgtcggggtgtgtgtgtgtgtgctgttgagtgtcgtgggtgtgggcgtgggtgtgttggtcgtcctcaacagcatggcaaagttggatgtcgagggttgactcgctacgctcgtcaacttgtcttctgcgttgcaaaagcaatagccccttacgcctagtataggcgctcgggcctaataataaatgttaatcaAAGATCGATGAGAAATGATCCTCAAAGATTCCAGATCCCGGTTCTGGTGGGCGGGCCGGTTCTGGTGGGCGGGCCGGTTCTGGTGGGCGGGCCGGTTCTGGTTCCTGCATCTGTCCCATCACTGATCAATACAACACGCCTTCTGTTGCCTCGCCATCAATCAATAAAGAGCCCAAATCCCTGGCGCGGCGTCTCCtaatcgacccccccccccgggccgccGTACCTTTCTGGTGCCCCCCCTCAATCCACGGCAGGTGAGGGAGGTCAGGTGGGAGGCGGCTCAGTGGGATCTCCACGCCGCAGAAGTCGCTCCTGAAAACCGGGGGGGCGCTAGCGAAGCAGCAGGAGTAGCGGGGGGGCCAGGTGTGCTCCAGGCAGGGCGGGTGGTGCAGCGGGCGGGGCTCCGGGCCGTGACCCGCCCCGTACACGTCGGGGACGCAGTAGTTCATGGTCAAAGTGAGAGGGCGTCGAGCTGGAGACAAAGGTCCGTCCCCAAAGCCACAGCAAGCCCCGCCCCGCTGGCCCCGCCCCACTGGCCCCgccccactgccccccccccactggcccCGCCCCGCAGAGTTCTAATCTTACAATCCGAGAGGTCCCACAGACGTCCCGGATTGAGGGATGAATGCGATGCCTCTGAAGGACccgatgacctttgacctctgcggCCCACAGAGGCTGGTTCCGATTGGTTCGACACCAAAAGTCACCTTTGATTAGCACGAGATGCTGAAACATCTGGAAGCAGAACGCCATCAGACCTTCTGACCTTCATCACCTTCAGGCCTGACCTTCATCACCTTCAGGCCTGACCTTCATCTCCGTCCAGCCTGACCTTCATCTCCGTCCAGCCTGACCTTCATCTCCGTCCTCTCGCTGAGCCCGATCCTCCGGATAATGCGCTCCTCTTGCTGGACCTCAGCCGTATTGATCAGGCTCTGATCGATACGGctgaaccctaacccttctgCCGGTTCAGACTTGCTGCTTCGTTAGCTTCCCCCAAACGGAGCTgctgctagcgatgctaatctggaTGCTAACAGACTCAGCGGGGGTCTtctgatccacaagggggcacgcacacgcacacgcacacgcacccacTGATCCAGAACCTTTCAACGTGTTCAGGCCCAGTTCTGCAGCTCCAACAGAACTCGCTCCCATAAAGCTTCCGTTCAGACGTCTTTATCTTTATCgcctgaggccccgcctcccGTTGGCGGGTCGGCTCTGAGACCCCTGCTGGTCGCTCCGATATGAACCCTGGACCGGGACCATACCGGATCAATACTGAACAGGATTATGGGGGGGCAGCCAGACCCCCCACGGAGGCCGTTTAATATTCTGTGTG from Brachionichthys hirsutus isolate HB-005 unplaced genomic scaffold, CSIRO-AGI_Bhir_v1 contig_497, whole genome shotgun sequence encodes the following:
- the LOC137917265 gene encoding thyroid hormone receptor beta-like, producing MNYCVPDVYGAGHGPEPRPLHHPPCLEHTWPPRYSCCFASAPPVFRSDFCGVEIPLSRLPPDLPHLPWIEGGHQKGYVPSYLDKDELCVVCGDKATGYHYRCITCEGCKGFFRRTIQKNLNPTYACKYESQCAIDKVTRNQCQECRFKKCIAVGMATDLVLDNSKRLAKRKLIEENRERRRRGEVQKTAPDRMGPTQEEWELIRMVTDAHMATNAQGNHWKQKRKFLVEEALLLNEITCNLFYTSDQSPAGAKETKPEDIGQASVVDAPEGNKVDIEAFSQFTKIITPAITRVVDFAKKLPMFCELPCEDQIILLKGCCMEIMSLRAAIRYDPDSETLTLNGEMAVTRGQLKNGGLGVVSDAIFDLGVSLSSFHLDDSEVALLQAVILLSSDRPGLSSVERIERCQEDFLLAFEHYINSRKHQLPHFWPKLLMKVTDLRMIGACHASRFLHMKVECPTELFPPLFLEVFED